Part of the Pseudomonas sp. P8_241 genome is shown below.
CACCGCGGCGAAGAGGCTGAGAAAGCCAAACAGGCTGAAAGCTGACCAGCGCATAGGCTGCATCTCCTGAGTTCAAGTCATTGATGGACGCAGCTTGGCCGAGGCCGGCGCCGATTGCCAGCCCGGCAGATCACTTCAGAACTTGACCTTGCCATGGTGGCAAGCTCCAGACTGCTCACAACCGTCATCCAAGGAGTCTTCCCATGCAAGTGTTCAACGTTGAAGGTATGTCCTGCGGTCACTGCGTCAAGGCCATCACTCAGGCTGTCCAGGCAAAGGACCCCGCGGCCAGCGTGCGCGTCGATCTGAAGGCCCGAGAAGTTGGCGTGGAAAGCGCGCTGACCGCTCAGCAAGTCGTCGAGGCGATTAGCGAGGAAGGCTACGCAGTAAAGCTGATCTGATCTTTTTAATAGTTAGCGAGCTATCTTTATGTGC
Proteins encoded:
- a CDS encoding cation transporter, whose translation is MQVFNVEGMSCGHCVKAITQAVQAKDPAASVRVDLKAREVGVESALTAQQVVEAISEEGYAVKLI